A region from the Corynebacterium halotolerans YIM 70093 = DSM 44683 genome encodes:
- the lpdA gene encoding dihydrolipoyl dehydrogenase has translation MTEHYDVVVLGAGPGGYVAAIRAAQLGKKVAVVEKQYWGGVCLNVGCIPSKALLKNAEVAHTFNHEAKTFGISGDVSFDFGVAHDRSRKVSGGIVKGVHFLMKKNKITEIDGLGSFKDEKTIEITDGKDSGKTVTFDDCIIATGSVVKSLPGVEIGGNVVSYEEQILDKELPESMVIVGAGAIGMEFAYVLANYGVDITIVEFMDRVLPNEDADISKEIAKQYKKLGVKLLTGYKTTSVNDKGDVVEVEVESKDGKKNDTLKVDRVMVSIGFAPRVEGFGLENTGVKLTERGAIEIDERMRTNVDGIYAIGDVTAKLQLAHVAEAQGVVAAETIADAETQELGDYMMMPRATFCNPQVASFGYTEEQAREKFSDREIKVSTFPFTANGKAQGLAEPAGFVKIVADGEFGELIGAHMVGANVSELMPELALAQRFDLTTEEIGRSVHIHPTMSEAMKEAAEGVMGEMINF, from the coding sequence GTGACTGAACATTATGACGTTGTAGTACTCGGCGCGGGCCCCGGCGGCTACGTAGCCGCCATCCGCGCAGCCCAGCTCGGCAAGAAGGTCGCCGTCGTGGAGAAGCAGTACTGGGGCGGTGTCTGCCTCAATGTCGGCTGCATTCCCTCCAAGGCGCTGCTCAAGAACGCTGAGGTTGCCCACACCTTCAACCACGAGGCGAAGACCTTCGGCATCTCCGGCGATGTCTCCTTCGACTTCGGTGTCGCCCACGACCGCTCCCGCAAGGTCTCCGGCGGCATCGTCAAGGGCGTTCACTTCCTGATGAAGAAGAACAAGATCACCGAGATCGACGGCCTCGGCTCCTTCAAGGACGAAAAGACCATCGAGATCACCGACGGCAAGGACTCCGGCAAGACCGTCACCTTCGACGACTGCATCATCGCCACCGGCTCCGTCGTCAAGTCCCTGCCCGGTGTGGAGATCGGCGGGAACGTCGTCTCCTACGAGGAGCAGATCCTGGACAAGGAGCTGCCCGAGTCGATGGTCATCGTCGGCGCCGGCGCCATCGGCATGGAATTCGCCTACGTCCTGGCCAACTACGGCGTGGACATCACCATCGTGGAGTTCATGGACCGCGTTCTGCCGAACGAGGACGCGGACATCTCCAAGGAGATCGCCAAGCAGTACAAGAAGCTCGGCGTGAAGCTGCTCACCGGCTACAAGACCACCTCCGTCAACGACAAGGGCGATGTCGTCGAGGTCGAGGTCGAGTCCAAGGACGGCAAGAAGAACGACACCCTCAAGGTCGACCGCGTCATGGTCTCCATCGGCTTCGCCCCGCGCGTCGAGGGCTTCGGCCTGGAGAACACCGGCGTCAAGCTCACCGAGCGGGGCGCCATCGAGATCGACGAGCGCATGCGCACCAACGTCGACGGCATCTACGCCATCGGTGACGTCACCGCCAAGCTGCAGCTGGCCCACGTCGCCGAGGCGCAGGGCGTTGTCGCCGCCGAGACCATCGCGGACGCCGAGACCCAGGAGCTGGGCGACTACATGATGATGCCGCGCGCGACCTTCTGCAACCCGCAGGTCGCCTCCTTCGGCTACACCGAGGAGCAGGCCCGGGAGAAGTTCTCCGACCGCGAGATCAAGGTCTCCACCTTCCCGTTCACCGCCAACGGCAAGGCCCAGGGCCTCGCCGAGCCGGCCGGCTTCGTCAAGATCGTCGCCGACGGCGAGTTCGGCGAGCTCATCGGCGCGCACATGGTCGGTGCCAACGTCTCCGAGCTCATGCCGGAGCTGGCCCTGGCCCAGCGCTTCGACCTGACCACCGAGGAGATCGGGCGCAGCGTTCACATCCACCCGACGATGTCGGAGGCCATGAAGGAGGCCGCCGAGGGCGTCATGGGTGAGATGATCAACTTCTAG
- the ramB gene encoding acetate metabolism transcriptional regulator RamB, which produces MGKTYVGSRLRQLRRERDLSQASLAATLGLSASYVNQIEHDVRPLTVPVLLRITEAFGVDATFFSRDDDSRLLAEIQDVVTDKELCPSPVDLQELSELVYNHPAIARSMVDMHRRYRNVRDKLSIATDTRRRIDLNVPVTNNQALSMPHDEVRDFFYARQNYLDALDTTAEEISGELGVERFGIRDTEDALAHRLRDRHGVEISTSSDLDGTLHQFDRDAGRLELASQLTTGQRAFRMAAELAYLEAGTGIDELVAEEHFTSEATINLARRGVASYFAAAVVLPYRTIHSEAERSGYDVEYLRSVFGVGYETVASRLSTLQRPNLRGIPFTFVRVDRAGNMSKRQSATGFHLAHSGGTCPLWNLYETFTNPGAIMRQLAQMPDGRNYLWIARTVRHHQGRFGQTGKLFAIGLGCEARHADRTVYAEGLDLDDLSGATPIGAGCRVCPREKCAQRAFPPIHEEIEIDAHRSSIAPY; this is translated from the coding sequence ATGGGAAAGACCTACGTCGGATCGCGCCTCCGTCAGCTGCGCCGCGAACGTGACCTCAGCCAGGCCTCGCTGGCGGCCACCCTCGGGTTGTCCGCGAGCTACGTGAACCAGATCGAGCACGATGTCCGCCCGCTGACGGTGCCGGTGCTGCTGCGCATCACCGAGGCCTTCGGCGTGGACGCCACATTCTTCTCGCGTGACGACGACTCGCGCCTGCTGGCCGAGATCCAGGACGTCGTGACGGACAAGGAGCTGTGCCCCTCCCCCGTCGACCTGCAGGAGTTGTCCGAGCTGGTCTACAACCACCCGGCCATCGCCCGGTCGATGGTGGACATGCACCGCCGCTACCGCAACGTGCGCGACAAGCTCTCGATAGCCACGGACACCCGCCGGCGCATCGACCTCAACGTCCCCGTGACGAACAACCAGGCCCTGTCGATGCCCCACGACGAGGTGCGCGACTTCTTCTACGCCCGGCAGAACTATCTCGACGCCCTGGACACCACCGCCGAGGAGATCTCCGGCGAGCTGGGCGTCGAGCGCTTCGGAATCCGGGACACCGAGGACGCGCTCGCCCACCGCCTGCGGGACCGGCACGGCGTGGAGATCTCCACCTCCTCCGACCTCGACGGCACCCTGCACCAGTTCGACCGCGACGCCGGGCGCCTCGAGTTGGCCAGCCAGCTGACCACCGGTCAGCGGGCCTTCCGCATGGCCGCGGAGCTGGCCTATCTCGAGGCCGGGACCGGCATCGATGAGCTGGTCGCCGAGGAGCACTTCACCTCCGAGGCCACCATCAACCTCGCCCGGCGCGGTGTGGCCAGCTATTTCGCGGCGGCCGTCGTCCTGCCGTACCGCACCATCCACTCGGAGGCGGAGCGTTCGGGCTATGACGTCGAGTACCTGCGCAGCGTCTTCGGCGTCGGCTATGAGACGGTGGCCAGCCGGTTGTCCACCCTGCAGCGGCCGAACCTGCGGGGCATCCCGTTCACCTTCGTGCGCGTGGACCGGGCGGGCAATATGTCGAAGCGGCAGTCCGCCACCGGCTTCCACCTGGCGCATTCGGGCGGCACGTGCCCGCTGTGGAACCTCTACGAGACCTTCACCAACCCCGGCGCGATCATGCGGCAGCTGGCCCAGATGCCGGACGGGCGCAATTACCTGTGGATCGCGCGCACGGTGCGCCACCACCAGGGCCGCTTCGGGCAGACGGGCAAGCTCTTCGCCATCGGCCTGGGCTGCGAGGCCCGCCACGCCGACCGCACGGTCTACGCCGAGGGGCTGGACCTGGACGACCTGTCGGGCGCGACCCCGATCGGCGCCGGCTGCCGTGTCTGCCCGCGGGAGAAGTGCGCCCAGCGCGCCTTCCCGCCGATCCACGAGGAGATCGAGATCGACGCCCACCGCTCCTCCATCGCGCCGTACTGA
- a CDS encoding succinate dehydrogenase cytochrome b subunit → MTVKNADRDAIVHGKITEKPLRQRPSFPTWAIKLTMAVTGLIFGLYVLVHMVGNLKLYMPAHDGVPALDEYGTFLRSLGTPIFPGETVLWIFRIVLLVSLVLHVYGAFALTARGRQSRGKFRRTNLVGGLGALSARTMLISGLILLLFIIFHILDMTLGVAPAASEAFEHGAVHANMIASFSRWPVAIFYILANLVLFLHLSHGIWLAVSDLGITGRRWRQILLVVAYLVPAIVVIGNIVMPLSVAVGWVS, encoded by the coding sequence ATGACTGTTAAAAACGCTGACCGTGACGCAATCGTTCACGGCAAGATCACTGAGAAGCCGCTGCGTCAGCGGCCTTCCTTCCCGACCTGGGCCATCAAGCTGACCATGGCGGTCACTGGCCTGATCTTCGGACTCTACGTTCTCGTCCACATGGTCGGTAACCTGAAACTTTATATGCCGGCCCACGACGGGGTCCCCGCGCTCGACGAATACGGTACGTTCCTGCGTAGCCTGGGTACGCCGATCTTCCCGGGGGAGACCGTTCTCTGGATCTTCCGCATCGTGCTGCTGGTTTCACTGGTGCTGCACGTCTACGGGGCATTCGCGCTGACCGCCCGTGGGCGCCAGTCCCGCGGCAAGTTCCGCCGCACCAACCTCGTTGGTGGCCTCGGCGCTCTCAGCGCCCGGACCATGCTCATCTCGGGCCTGATCCTGTTGCTGTTCATCATCTTCCACATTCTGGACATGACGCTGGGTGTCGCCCCGGCGGCCTCGGAGGCCTTCGAGCACGGCGCGGTCCACGCCAACATGATCGCGTCCTTCAGCCGTTGGCCGGTGGCGATCTTCTACATCCTCGCCAACCTGGTGCTGTTCCTGCACCTGTCGCACGGTATCTGGCTCGCCGTCTCCGACCTCGGTATCACCGGCCGTCGTTGGCGCCAGATCCTGCTCGTCGTCGCCTACCTGGTGCCGGCGATCGTCGTGATCGGCAACATCGTCATGCCGCTGTCTGTCGCAGTCGGCTGGGTCAGCTAG
- a CDS encoding fumarate reductase/succinate dehydrogenase flavoprotein subunit, which produces MSNTETATRAEFVQPASAVEGVTPGSILDSAEPKGVPTKDMWSYQKDHMELVSPLNRRKFTVLVVGTGLSGGAAAAALGELGYNVKVFTYHDAQRRAHSIAAQGGVNSARGKKVDNDSAYRHVKDTVKGGDYRSRESDCWRLAIESARVIDHMNAIGAPFAREYGGTLATRSFGGVQVSRTYYTRGQTGQQLQLSTASALTRQIGLGNVELFSHTDMVDVIVTERDGEKRCEGIVTRNLITGELTPYTGHAVILATGGYGNVYHMSTLAKNSNASALMRAYEQGAYFASPSFIQFHPTGLPVNSTWQSKTILMSESLRNDGRIWSPKEPNDDRDPNTIPDEERDYFLERRYPAFGNLVPRDVASRAISQQINAGLGVGPMHNSAYLDFRDAIERLGKDTVRERYSNLFQMYEEAIGEDPYTTPMRIAPTCHFTMGGLWTDFNEMTSVPGLFCAGEASWTYHGANRLGANSLLSGSVDGWFTLPFTIPNYLAPLLGTEKLAEDSPEALAAVERAQARIDRLLNITGPNPHGADYYHRQLGEILYFACGVSRNVKDLTEAIGKIRALREDFWTNVQVPGEQNYMNQALEYAARVADYIDLGELMCIDALDRDESCGAHYRDDHLSEDGEAERDDENWCFVSAWEPAGEDKFVRHAEPLYFESIPLQTRNYK; this is translated from the coding sequence ATGAGCAACACTGAAACCGCGACCCGCGCAGAGTTCGTCCAGCCGGCCTCCGCCGTCGAGGGCGTCACTCCGGGTTCCATCCTGGACTCCGCGGAGCCCAAGGGCGTGCCGACCAAGGACATGTGGTCCTACCAGAAGGACCACATGGAGCTGGTCTCCCCGCTCAACCGCCGCAAGTTCACCGTGCTCGTGGTCGGCACCGGCCTGTCCGGCGGCGCCGCCGCAGCAGCCCTCGGTGAGCTCGGCTACAACGTGAAGGTCTTCACGTACCACGACGCCCAGCGTCGTGCGCACTCCATCGCCGCCCAGGGTGGCGTCAACTCCGCCCGCGGCAAGAAGGTCGACAACGACAGTGCATACCGCCACGTCAAGGACACCGTGAAGGGCGGCGACTACCGCTCCCGCGAGTCCGACTGCTGGCGGCTGGCCATCGAGTCCGCCCGCGTGATCGACCACATGAACGCCATCGGCGCCCCCTTCGCCCGCGAGTACGGCGGCACCCTGGCCACCCGTTCCTTCGGTGGCGTGCAGGTCTCCCGCACCTACTACACCCGCGGCCAGACGGGCCAGCAGCTGCAGCTGTCGACGGCGTCCGCGCTGACCCGCCAGATCGGTCTCGGCAACGTCGAGCTGTTCTCCCACACCGACATGGTCGACGTCATCGTCACCGAACGGGACGGCGAGAAGCGCTGCGAGGGCATCGTCACCCGCAACCTGATCACCGGCGAGCTGACCCCCTACACCGGCCACGCCGTCATCCTGGCCACCGGCGGTTACGGCAACGTGTACCACATGTCCACGCTGGCCAAGAACTCCAACGCCTCGGCCCTCATGCGGGCCTACGAGCAGGGTGCGTACTTCGCCTCCCCGTCGTTCATCCAGTTCCACCCGACGGGCCTGCCGGTCAACTCGACCTGGCAGTCCAAGACGATCCTGATGTCCGAGTCGCTGCGTAACGACGGCCGCATCTGGTCGCCGAAGGAGCCGAACGACGACCGCGACCCGAACACCATCCCGGATGAGGAGCGCGACTACTTCCTGGAGCGCCGCTACCCGGCCTTCGGTAACCTGGTCCCGCGTGACGTCGCCTCCCGTGCGATCTCCCAGCAGATCAACGCGGGTCTCGGCGTCGGACCGATGCACAACTCCGCCTACCTGGACTTCCGCGACGCCATCGAGCGCCTCGGCAAGGACACCGTGCGCGAGCGCTACTCCAACCTCTTCCAGATGTACGAGGAGGCCATCGGCGAGGATCCGTACACCACGCCGATGCGCATCGCCCCGACCTGCCACTTCACCATGGGTGGTCTGTGGACCGACTTTAACGAGATGACCTCGGTCCCGGGTCTGTTCTGCGCCGGTGAGGCCTCCTGGACCTACCACGGCGCGAACCGCCTGGGCGCGAACTCCCTGCTCTCGGGCTCGGTTGACGGCTGGTTCACCCTGCCGTTCACCATCCCGAACTACCTGGCCCCGCTGCTCGGCACCGAGAAGCTGGCCGAGGATTCCCCGGAGGCCCTCGCAGCCGTCGAACGTGCCCAGGCCCGCATCGACCGCCTGCTCAACATCACGGGCCCGAACCCGCACGGTGCGGACTACTACCACCGTCAGCTGGGCGAGATCCTCTACTTCGCCTGCGGCGTGTCCCGCAACGTGAAGGACCTCACCGAGGCCATCGGGAAGATCCGGGCCCTGCGCGAGGACTTCTGGACCAACGTCCAGGTCCCGGGCGAGCAGAACTACATGAACCAGGCCCTCGAGTACGCCGCCCGCGTGGCCGACTACATCGACCTCGGCGAGCTCATGTGCATCGACGCCCTGGACCGCGATGAGTCCTGCGGCGCCCACTACCGCGACGACCACCTGTCCGAGGACGGCGAGGCCGAGCGCGACGATGAGAACTGGTGCTTCGTCTCCGCATGGGAGCCGGCGGGCGAGGACAAGTTCGTCCGCCACGCCGAGCCCCTGTACTTCGAATCGATCCCGCTGCAGACAAGGAACTACAAGTAA
- a CDS encoding succinate dehydrogenase/fumarate reductase iron-sulfur subunit, with amino-acid sequence MKLTLEIWRQAGPTHEGAFETVEVPDAVPQMSILELLDHVNNRLIEENKEPFAFASDCREGICGTCGLMVNGRPHGAEQNKPACQQRLVGYNDGDHIKLEPMRSAAYPVIKDMVVDRSALERVMEKGGYVSINAGTAPDADTLHMNHETAELALDHAACIGCGACVAACPNGAAHLFTGSKLVHLSLMPLGKEERGKRARQMVDELETNFGHCSLYGECADVCPAGIPLTAVSAVTKERARAAFRGKDD; translated from the coding sequence ATGAAGCTGACTCTTGAGATCTGGCGGCAGGCCGGACCGACCCACGAGGGCGCCTTCGAGACCGTGGAGGTCCCGGACGCCGTCCCGCAGATGTCGATCCTGGAGCTGCTCGATCACGTCAACAACCGTCTCATCGAGGAGAACAAGGAGCCCTTCGCCTTCGCCTCCGACTGCCGCGAGGGCATCTGCGGCACCTGTGGTCTGATGGTCAACGGCCGCCCCCACGGCGCCGAGCAGAACAAGCCGGCCTGTCAGCAGCGCCTCGTCGGCTACAACGACGGCGACCACATCAAGCTGGAGCCGATGCGCTCCGCCGCCTACCCGGTCATCAAGGACATGGTCGTGGACCGTTCCGCCCTGGAGCGCGTCATGGAGAAGGGCGGCTACGTCTCCATCAACGCCGGCACCGCCCCGGACGCCGACACCCTCCACATGAACCACGAGACCGCCGAGCTCGCCCTCGACCACGCCGCCTGCATCGGCTGCGGCGCCTGCGTGGCGGCCTGCCCGAATGGTGCCGCCCACCTGTTCACGGGTTCGAAGCTGGTCCACCTCTCCCTCATGCCGTTGGGCAAGGAGGAGCGTGGCAAGCGTGCCCGTCAGATGGTCGACGAGCTCGAGACCAACTTCGGCCACTGCTCGCTGTACGGCGAGTGCGCCGACGTCTGCCCGGCCGGTATCCCGCTCACCGCCGTGTCCGCGGTCACGAAGGAGCGCGCCCGCGCGGCCTTCCGTGGCAAGGATGACTAG
- a CDS encoding DUF445 domain-containing protein produces MGRHSLVTDDTDDADDHDGRPGYDAADAYEVGASAGAAVETRPRRSVPGPTPEVEAERRRALRNHKAFVTGLLVVAAAIFLACSWWQSQPGDTPAWVGYVRAAAEAGMIGGLADWFAVTALFRHPLRIPIPHTALIPKKKDQLGQALSGFVGENFLNAELITEKVSSANIPERIGGWLSQPDNAAKVSREAGRLTANGVRALDPKDAEAIINSQLIGRLSEPEWGPPAGRLLEQLIEDGKAEPVVEEVISWAHKKVLASEDSVVRLIDERMPNWAPKFAKNLVGERVYRELVSWTAALNEDPDHEGRHAIRRFLHQLAGDLQHDPAMIERVEGIKRDVMGSTPVQGAAAAIWASASASLVEAAGDGNSLLRTKITELCLTWGTNIQTDPELRASLDKRITGAAAFLAENYAGEVTAIISETVERWDAEEASEKIELMVGKDLQFIRLNGTLVGALAGLAIYTVNQLLFGA; encoded by the coding sequence ATGGGTAGACACAGCTTGGTCACCGACGACACCGATGACGCCGACGACCACGACGGCCGTCCCGGTTATGACGCCGCCGACGCCTACGAAGTCGGCGCCAGCGCCGGTGCGGCGGTGGAGACACGGCCGAGACGCTCGGTCCCCGGCCCCACCCCGGAGGTGGAGGCGGAGCGCCGTCGGGCGCTGCGCAACCACAAGGCGTTCGTCACCGGCCTGCTGGTCGTCGCCGCGGCCATCTTCCTGGCCTGCAGCTGGTGGCAGTCGCAGCCGGGGGACACCCCGGCCTGGGTCGGTTACGTCCGCGCCGCCGCGGAGGCGGGCATGATCGGCGGCCTGGCCGACTGGTTCGCCGTCACCGCCCTGTTCCGCCACCCGCTGCGGATCCCGATCCCCCACACCGCGCTGATCCCGAAGAAGAAGGACCAGCTGGGGCAGGCGCTGTCCGGATTCGTCGGGGAGAACTTCCTCAACGCGGAACTGATTACGGAGAAGGTGAGCTCGGCCAATATTCCGGAGCGGATCGGCGGGTGGCTGTCCCAACCGGACAACGCCGCCAAGGTCTCCCGGGAGGCGGGGCGTCTCACCGCGAACGGGGTGCGCGCGCTCGACCCGAAGGACGCCGAGGCGATCATCAACTCCCAGCTGATCGGCCGACTCTCCGAACCGGAGTGGGGTCCGCCCGCCGGCCGCCTGCTGGAGCAGCTCATCGAGGACGGCAAGGCCGAGCCCGTCGTCGAGGAGGTCATCTCCTGGGCCCACAAAAAGGTCCTCGCCTCCGAGGACTCCGTGGTCCGCCTCATTGATGAGCGCATGCCGAACTGGGCCCCGAAGTTCGCCAAGAACCTCGTCGGCGAGCGGGTCTACCGGGAGCTCGTGTCCTGGACCGCGGCGCTCAACGAGGACCCGGATCATGAGGGCCGCCACGCCATCCGCCGTTTCCTCCACCAGCTGGCCGGGGACCTCCAACACGATCCCGCGATGATCGAGCGGGTGGAGGGCATCAAGCGCGACGTCATGGGCTCCACCCCGGTGCAGGGGGCCGCGGCCGCGATCTGGGCGTCGGCCTCCGCCTCACTCGTGGAGGCCGCGGGGGACGGGAATTCCCTGCTGCGCACCAAGATCACCGAGCTGTGCCTGACGTGGGGGACGAACATCCAGACCGACCCTGAGCTGCGGGCCAGCCTCGACAAGCGGATCACCGGTGCCGCCGCCTTCCTGGCCGAGAACTACGCCGGCGAGGTCACCGCCATCATCTCCGAGACCGTGGAGCGCTGGGACGCCGAGGAGGCCAGTGAGAAGATCGAGCTGATGGTGGGCAAGGATCTGCAGTTCATCCGGCTGAACGGAACACTCGTCGGTGCACTGGCGGGATTGGCCATTTACACTGTGAATCAGCTGTTGTTCGGCGCCTGA
- a CDS encoding CGLAU_01105 family protein produces MTMTTENPNQNATGDHGDKDSLLDNLREPFQAWLNAGSRLGDVVSDFADRFRDDRETSDNGSGAHARRSAVDGEETTLGRFRAASREAREKLSGARSTEELKSATSSFAGHAEDIIRDVAGSARRAADETRHSSSVDEAKDAFSRAVGSVRESFDETVEAVRARRAESGSGGSGDTGDDADGLIADLRQRLDDLIDRASTIGGGETKASTTGPSADPDIIEGEVISDDSTDKPDKDN; encoded by the coding sequence ATGACGATGACCACCGAGAACCCGAATCAGAATGCCACCGGCGACCACGGCGACAAGGACTCCCTGCTGGACAACCTGCGGGAGCCCTTCCAGGCCTGGCTGAACGCCGGCTCGCGGCTCGGGGACGTGGTCTCAGACTTCGCCGACCGCTTCCGCGACGACCGGGAGACCAGCGACAACGGTTCCGGCGCGCACGCCCGGCGCAGCGCCGTCGACGGGGAGGAAACCACCCTGGGCCGGTTCCGCGCCGCATCCCGGGAGGCCCGCGAGAAGCTGTCCGGTGCCCGGTCCACCGAGGAACTGAAGTCGGCCACCTCCTCCTTCGCGGGCCACGCCGAGGACATCATCCGTGACGTCGCGGGCAGCGCTCGCCGTGCCGCCGACGAGACGCGCCACTCCTCCTCGGTCGACGAGGCCAAGGACGCCTTCTCCCGCGCCGTCGGCTCCGTGCGGGAGTCCTTCGACGAGACCGTCGAGGCCGTGCGTGCCCGCCGTGCCGAGTCCGGCTCCGGCGGCTCCGGCGACACCGGTGACGACGCCGACGGACTGATCGCCGATCTGCGCCAGCGTCTCGATGACCTCATCGACCGGGCCAGCACCATCGGGGGTGGCGAGACCAAGGCGTCGACTACGGGACCGTCGGCCGACCCGGATATCATTGAGGGAGAGGTCATCTCTGACGACAGCACCGACAAACCCGACAAGGACAACTGA
- a CDS encoding DUF2516 family protein produces MLSNTLLTTYGFFETFLYLAVGLAGVVGALMAGTTRDDAYEAGDRQSKWIWVAILVASAFAVITGIPFLSWAGMVAIGIYWFDVRPHLRSLLSGNYGW; encoded by the coding sequence ATGCTCAGCAACACTCTGCTCACCACCTACGGCTTCTTCGAAACGTTCCTCTACCTGGCCGTCGGCCTCGCCGGCGTGGTGGGCGCGCTCATGGCGGGCACCACCCGGGACGACGCCTACGAGGCCGGCGACCGGCAGTCGAAGTGGATCTGGGTGGCCATCCTCGTGGCCTCCGCGTTCGCGGTGATCACGGGAATACCGTTCCTCTCCTGGGCCGGCATGGTGGCCATCGGCATCTACTGGTTCGACGTGCGCCCCCACCTGCGGTCCCTGCTCAGCGGCAACTACGGCTGGTAG
- a CDS encoding deoxyribose-phosphate aldolase, which produces MDDLTWLAGTVDLTLLTPDATADRVRGGVATVREQGLHGLVVAPSHLPLIPADVTAVAVVGFPTGRHHTLVKAAEARLAVETGATEIWLTVDAAVEDPNALLAEIVAVREAVPPPVNLGVIVEAPARADVTPVCRAAQLAGAERLVTATGWHPAGTTGTDMAVTVGSCAGFLPVTAVGAAPSLAEAVDWLDSGADRLALAGVGALLSRAGE; this is translated from the coding sequence ATGGACGACCTGACCTGGCTGGCGGGCACGGTCGACCTGACGCTCCTCACGCCCGACGCCACCGCGGACCGGGTGCGCGGCGGCGTTGCCACGGTGCGTGAGCAGGGGCTCCACGGTCTGGTCGTCGCCCCCTCCCACCTGCCGCTGATCCCGGCGGACGTGACCGCGGTCGCCGTGGTGGGATTTCCCACCGGCCGTCACCACACCCTGGTCAAGGCCGCTGAGGCGCGGTTGGCCGTCGAGACAGGCGCCACAGAGATCTGGTTGACTGTCGACGCCGCCGTCGAGGATCCGAATGCGCTGCTCGCGGAGATCGTCGCAGTGCGTGAGGCGGTGCCGCCCCCCGTGAACCTGGGCGTGATCGTCGAGGCCCCCGCCCGCGCGGACGTCACCCCCGTGTGCCGGGCGGCGCAGCTGGCGGGGGCGGAGCGTCTGGTCACCGCCACCGGCTGGCACCCCGCGGGAACAACGGGCACGGACATGGCGGTCACCGTGGGCAGCTGCGCCGGTTTTCTCCCTGTCACGGCGGTGGGTGCCGCACCCTCCCTGGCCGAGGCCGTGGACTGGCTCGACTCCGGCGCGGACCGGCTGGCGCTCGCGGGTGTCGGGGCGCTGCTGTCCCGGGCCGGGGAGTAG
- a CDS encoding DUF2993 domain-containing protein, whose product MARSSTSVLWKILLGVLVAILLIVLVAEFGLRWFIGQQLRDSFNQQAEESGVTVEEEPTISFGPTPLVFSILGGSINEVNVTTPSTLEITYPGGDSALPEITGQPAAVIDIDDLSISDPDNPVAGTLTTTTEVPEEFLLAIIQRQMAEQQGDASGAAGFLQELVTITDITANVEESALDVEFTGGAAVLTLQPVPVDGQLTFEATNASLFGFDLPAQVADGITQALQDGVSEQVGQLGVEQFEVIDGGVRIRVVGENVNLNNLTGQGGQIPAS is encoded by the coding sequence GTGGCTAGATCATCGACCTCCGTACTCTGGAAGATCCTCCTCGGCGTCCTCGTGGCGATCCTCCTGATCGTCCTCGTCGCCGAGTTCGGCCTGCGCTGGTTCATCGGCCAACAGCTGCGCGACAGCTTCAACCAGCAGGCGGAGGAATCCGGGGTCACCGTCGAGGAGGAACCGACCATCTCCTTCGGTCCCACCCCGCTGGTGTTCTCCATTCTGGGCGGCTCGATCAACGAGGTGAACGTGACCACCCCGTCGACCCTCGAGATCACCTACCCCGGCGGCGACTCCGCGCTGCCCGAGATCACCGGCCAGCCCGCGGCGGTCATCGACATCGACGACCTCTCCATCTCGGACCCCGACAACCCGGTCGCCGGCACGCTCACGACCACCACCGAGGTGCCCGAGGAGTTCCTGCTGGCCATCATTCAGCGTCAGATGGCCGAGCAGCAGGGCGACGCCTCCGGCGCGGCCGGTTTCCTGCAGGAGCTCGTCACGATCACCGACATCACGGCCAACGTGGAGGAATCCGCCCTCGACGTCGAGTTCACCGGCGGTGCCGCGGTGCTCACGCTCCAGCCGGTCCCCGTCGACGGGCAGCTGACCTTCGAGGCGACCAACGCCTCCCTCTTCGGCTTCGACCTGCCCGCCCAGGTGGCCGACGGCATCACCCAGGCCCTGCAGGATGGCGTGAGCGAGCAGGTCGGTCAGCTCGGCGTCGAGCAGTTCGAGGTCATCGACGGCGGCGTGCGCATCCGCGTGGTGGGCGAGAACGTCAACCTCAACAATCTGACCGGCCAGGGCGGGCAGATTCCGGCGTCCTGA